From Rutidosis leptorrhynchoides isolate AG116_Rl617_1_P2 chromosome 3, CSIRO_AGI_Rlap_v1, whole genome shotgun sequence, a single genomic window includes:
- the LOC139901710 gene encoding uncharacterized protein — protein MQEQRVELEFHPHHQQQQDDENEEMPLPIKSTYGHNNHTDPLSLHHHHHHHKPPRVDHVSTTISPPPPPPPSSSMEDNKRMMMIKVVKNKECLRNHAASIGGKATDKCDHRDAYVLGPNCDPVIARSSRKEIIASKRSHQLNRAINNLPSSKSVVTDENYKQQSCNKRPYYATLSASESFTKKNSHPYCHVVPPILYFPAHYIYISHTHLYQNSVSSTGVYSSHMSFPWCYYPAPITPPALGWVNNLAKEARRSRMSKLDERKRAKINPISSTPSLIPTLRASTSSNSLTNLDPPTVSWNPQSHLFKEARKRRSAYLHNRRSNSKRHMSIVTQPVPFNIDETTQSNIQRQEIHGISSEYVDEGDANYTCAACGAMLWYQETLRGKTTKGLPGSFSLCCLKGKIVLPLFNRPPPKLLLDLYTNNHPMSKHFIENIRQYNMIFSFTSMGGNIHTKLNKGRGPYTFRIRGQNCHKYGGLVPIHGSTPKFSQLYIYDTSNEVQNRKKSIGSSHRIRGRTTNNLLDVGLIAQIMDLLNECNPLVKLFRIARDRFEGNPTSKFKIRLIARRTQDGRIYNLPTVDEIGALIVGDIDMSFDKRDILIESHDRKLHRISELHEQYLALQYPLIFAYAEDGYRPDIYHRDADEGTSRKKKRVTMREFFAYKIQERDHPSLLHSARKLYQQFLVDAYTMVESERISYIRNNQNILRCDSLRNLTNASNLGNNDISLLGNRMKLPSSFTGSARYMFEKYRDAMALCRTFGYPDLFLTFTCNPKWPEIRRILKDTNLKPEDKPTYLARMYKIKLDRLMNDIKKNKIFGKIQAQVYRIEFQKHGLPHSHICLFLDEKDKMPEVEAVDSYICAEIPDKNSDPELYQLVGDLMIHGPCGEKNPKCPCTDLEKRCAKYFPKPFSENTCVDKEGYPIYRRRDDGRTVNKLGHDLDNRNVVPYNPLLLKKYQAHLNVEWCNQVSSIRYLFKLVNKGNDRVTAGVCDEETDEIKEYYDCRYVSSCEAVWRMLSFDIHHSIPAVVRLLFHLHGEQSVVFDEEELLDNVLNKPSVNTSMFLEWMKCNKVNEEARQLTYVEFPSKFVWQKKERVWTRRKRSGGAIGRIHHVSPSAGELFYLRILLNKVRGPTSYEDIRTVNHKVCLTFKDASYEMGLLDDDQEYIDGIKEASTWGSGPFLRRLFAQLLLSNSLSRPEVVYEKTFELLSTDLYHQERRINRTPGVDISPDDVQNITLNKIEKILQRNSSTLKKYSMPYPSTAFSNQSRNLLIVDELSYDKSVLAAEHADLKCKLTNEQRHAYDTILNAVNEDRGGVFFLYGYGGTGKTFVWKTLSAALRSKGEIVLNVASSGIAALLLSGGRTAHSRFAIPINPTEESFCCISPNSHLAELIQKAKLIIWDEATMVHRHCIETLDRSLRDICRHINSNSMDTSFGGKVVVFGGDFRQVLPVTPQGKREDTVGASLNSSYIWSHVTVLKLTVNMRLGRGTSDSATHDTKSFANWVLNIGNGTLGESENGESDVHMPDDILIRDVEDPIGSLIAAIYPDFIENLGNPDYYQDRAILAPTHDDVNVINDRMMNFLDGEEQVFLSSDSICQSEKDAGFNNELYTSDFLNSIQVSGLPKHRLILKVGVPVMVLRNVDQSSGLCNGTRLQITELGDKMIQAKILTGTHVGTITCVPRMLIVPSDKRIPFRFQRRQYPLSVCFAMTINKSQGQSLSHVGLFLQRPVFTHGQLYVALSRVRSKSGLKVLIVNNDKKTENLTKNVVYKEVLQYL, from the exons ATGCAAGAACAAAGGGTAGAATTGGAATTTCATcctcatcatcaacaacaacaagaTGATGAAAATGAAGAGATGCCACTTCCCATCAAGAGCACATATGGACACAATAATCACACTGACCCATTATCActacaccatcatcatcaccaccacaAACCACCGCGTGTTGATCATGTATCCACCACcatatcaccaccaccaccaccaccaccctcatCTTCCATGGAAGACAACAAGAGAATGATGATGATCAAAGTTGTAAAGAACAAAGAATGTCTCAGGAACCATGCAGCTTCTATTGGTGGAAAAGCAACAGATAAATGTG ATCATCGTGATGCATATGTTTTAGGACCAAATTGCGACCCTGTAATCGCCAGGAGTAGTAGAAAAGAAATTATCGCCAGTAAGAGAAGTCACCAATTAAATCGTGCAATAAACAATTTGCCTTCATCCAAATCCGTTGTTACAG ATGAAAACTATAAACAACAAAGTTGTAATAAACGCCCTTATTATGCAACTCTATCTGCCAGTGAATCCTTCACAAAGAAGAACAGTCATCCATATTGTCATGTTGTCCCACCAATATTGTACTTTCCAGCTCACTACATTTACATATCACATACACATTTGTATCAGAACTCTGTATCATCAACAG GCGTTTATTCAAGTCACATGTCATTCCCATGGTGTTATTATCCAGCACCAATTACTCCTCCTG CTCTTGGATGGGTTAATAATTTAGCAAAAGAGGCTAGAAGGTCGAGAATGTCAAAACTCGACGAACGAAAAAGAGCAAAAATAAATCCAATTAGTAGTACACCATCATTGATCCCAACCCTTCGAGCATCAACTTCATCGAACAGTTTAACTAATTTAGATCCTCCAACAGTTTCATGGAATCCTCAAAGTCATTTATTTAAAG AAGCGAGAAAAAGGAGATCAGCTTATCTACATAACCGCCGTAGTAACAGTAAACGTCATATGAGCATAGTAACTCAACCGGTCCCCTTTAACATCGATGAAACCACACAATCTAACATTCAAAGGCAAGAGATACATGGCATCTCATCAG AATATGTTGATGAAGGAGATGCAAATTACACTTGTGCAGCATGTGGTGCAATGTTGTGGTATCAAGAGACACTTCGTGGTAAAACTACTAAAGGACTCCCAGGATCTTTCTCACTTTGTTGTCTCAAAGGAAAGATTGTGTTACCCCTTTTTAATAGACCACCGCCAAAGTTGTTACTCGATCTATATACTAATAATCACCCAATGAGTAAACATTTTATTGAAAATATTCGACAATACAATATGATCTTCTCATTTACATCTATGGGTGGAAACATTCACACAAAGTTGAACAAAGGTAGAGGTCCGTATACTTTTCGTATTCGTGGACAGAATTGTCATAAATACGGAGGTTTGGTTCCTATTCATGGATCAACACCTAAATTCTCCCAACTCTACATTTATGACACTTCAAACGAAGTGCAAAACAGAAAAAAATCAATCGG GAGTTCACACAGAATTCGAGGACGCACAACAAACAACTTGCTTGACGTAGGCCTAATTGCACAAATTATGGATCTTTTGAACGAATGCAATCCTCTTGTCAAGTTGTTTAGAATAGCTCGTGACCGATTTGAAGGTAACCCAACCAGTAAGTTTAAAATAAGATTGATAGCTCGAAGGACACAAGATGGGCGAATTTACAACCTCCCAACAGTAGACGAGATCGGCGCTTTAATTGTTGGTGATATAGACATGTCGTTTGATAAGAGGGATATATTAATCGAGAGCCATGATCGAAAATTACATCGTATAAGTGAACTTCACGAGCAATATCTTGCTCTTCAATATCCATTAATATTTGCTTACGCAGAAGATGGATATAGACCTGATATATATCACAGGGATGCTGATGAGGGAACTTCACGAAAGAAGAAACGTGTTACAATGCGTGAATTTTTTGCTTATAAGATTCAAGAAAGAGATCATCCATCTCTATTACACAGTGCCCGTAAACTGTACCAACAGTTCTTAGTGGATGCATACACCATGGTTGAGTCTGAAAGAATATCATATATACGCAACAATCAGAACATTCTAAGATGTGATTCTCTGAGAAACCTGACAAACGCTTCTAATCTAGGCAATAACGACATCAGCCTATTAGGGAACCGGATGAAACTGCCGTCTTCATTTACGGGAAGTGCTAGGTATATGTTTGAAAAATATCGTGATGCCATGGCCTTGTGTAGAACTTTTGGTTATCCTGATTTGTTCCTCACGTTCACTTGCAATCCGAAGTGGCCGGAAATAAGACGGATCTTGAAAGATACTAACTTGAAACCGGAGGACAAACCGACTTATTTGGCAAGAATGTACAAGATCAAACTAGATCGGCTTATGAATGACATCAAGAAAAACAAGATTTTTGGAAAGATCCAAGCGC AGGTTTACAGGATTGAATTTCAAAAGCATGGTCTACCGCATTCTCACATATGTCTTTTCCTTGATGAAAAGGACAAGATGCCGGAAGTAGAGGCTGTAGATTCATATATTTGTGCTGAAATACCCGATAAAAATTCTGACCCAGAGTTATATCAACTTGTCGGTGATTTAATGATACATGGTCCATGTGGAGAAAAAAATCCCAAATGCCCCTGCACCGACCTTGAAAAAAGATGCGCAAAATATTTTCCTAAGCCTTTTTCAGAGAACACATGTGTTGATAAAGAAGGTTATCCAATCTATAGGCGTAGGGATGATGGCAGAACTGTAAATAAACTTGGTCATGATTTGGATAATAGAAATGTTGTTCCGTATAATCCATTACTGCTAAAAAAGTACCAAGCTCATCTCAATGTTGAATGGTGCAATCAAGTGAGTTCAATTAGGTATCTATTCAAGCTTGTAAACAAAGGCAATGATCGAGTTACTGCCGGTGTATGTGATGAAGAAACGGATGAAATAAAAGAATACTATGATTGTCG GTATGTATCTTCTTGTGAGGCAGTATGGAGAATGTTATCTTTTGATATACATCATAGCATACCAGCTGTTGTTCGGCTCCTTTTTCACCTACATGGTGAACAATCGGTTGTTTTCGATGAAGAAGAGTTGCTTGATAATGTTCTTAACAAACCTTCAGTCAACACTTCTATGTTTTTAGAATGGATGAAATGCAACAAAGTTAACGAAGAAGCTCGGCAATTAACATACGTTGAGTTCCCTTCGAAGTTTGTATGGCAGAAAAAAGAAAGGGTTTGGACTAGGAGAAAACGGAGTGGTGGTGCAATTGGTCGGATTCATCATGTTTCTCCATCAGCAGGAGAGCTGTTTTATCTGAGGATTCTGTTGAATAAAGTTAGAGGTCCAACTTCCTATGAAGACATTCGCACAGTAAATCATAAGGTTTGTCTTACTTTTAAAGATGCATCCTATGAAATGGGGTTATTAGACGATGATCAAGAATACATTGACGGAATTAAAGAGGCGAGCACATGGGGTTCAGGACCTTTTTTAAGACGGTTATTTGCTCAGTTACTGCTATCCAACAGTTTAAGTAGACCAGAGGTTGTTTACGAAAAGACTTTCGAGTTACTATCCACTGACTTATATCATCAAGAAAGAAGGATAAATCGTACACCAG GTGTTGATATAAGCCCGGATGACGTACAAAACATTACTTTAAACAAGATTGAGAAAATACTACAAAGAAATAGTAGTACACTAAAGAAATATAGTATGCCGTACCCATCTACAGCTTTTTCCAACCAGTCTAGAAATCTGTTGATTGTAGATGAGCTATCATATGACAAGTCTGTACTAGCAGCTGAACATGCTGATCTAAAATGCAAATTAACCAATGAGCAAAGACATGCATACGACACTATTTTAAATGCGGTTAATGAAGATCGAGGTGGTGTTTTTTTCTTGTATGGTTATGGTGGTACTGGTAAAACTTTTGTTTGGAAGACTTTGTCAGCGGCTTTACGAAGTAAAGGGGAGATTGTTTTAAATGTGGCATCGAGTGGAATTGCAGCCCTTTTGTTAAGCGGTGGACGCACGGCTCATTCACGCTTTGCTATACCAATTAACCCTACGGAAGAGTCATTTTGTTGTATTTCCCCCAACAGTCACTTGGCAGAGTTGATACAAAAAGCAAAGCTTATAATATGGGATGAGGCGACTATGGTGCATAGGCATTGCATTGAAACGCTCGACCGTTCATTACGTGATATATGTCGTCATATTAACAGTAATAGCATGGATACCTCATTTGGGGGTAAAGTGGTAGTATTTGGTGGTGATTTTCGACAAGTTTTACCCGTCACTCCTCAAGGAAAAAGAGAGGATACTGTTGGTGCGTCACTCAATTCTTCTTATATCTGGAGTCATGTTACAGTTCTTAAACTTACAGTTAACATGAGGCTTGGTAGAGGTACATCTGACAGTGCGACCCACGATACAAAATCGTTTGCTAATTGGGTATTAAATATTGGTAATGGAACTTTGGGGGAGTCAGAGAATGGAGAATCTGATGTGCACATGCCTGACGACATTTTAATTCGTGATGTTGAAGATCCGATTGGTTCACTTATTGCAGCTATTTATCCCGACTTTATTGAGAACCTGGGTAACCCAGATTACTATCAAGACCGCGCTATTTTAGCACCGACGCATGACGATGTAAACGTAATTAATGATCGCATGATGAACTTTCTTGATGGTGAGGAGCAGGTTTTCTTAAGCTCGGACAGCATTTGTCAGTCGGAAAAAGATGCAGGTTTTAACAACGAATTGTACACTTCAGATTTTCTAAATAGCATCCAGGTCAGCGGCCTACCTAAGCATAGACTAATACTAAAAGTTGGTGTTCCTGTGATGGTACTTCGTAATGTTGATCAATCATCTGGTTTGTGCAATGGTACAAGATTGCAGATTACAGAGCTTGGTGATAAAATGATACAGGCGAAAATCTTAACTGGTACACATGTGGGAACAATAACTTGTGTCCCACGCATGTTAATTGTCCCTTCGGATAAAAGAATACCCTTTAGGTTTCAAAGAAGGCAGTATCCGTTGTCTGTTTGCTTTGCAATGACTATCAATAAGAGCCAGGGACAATCGCTTTCTCATGTTGGTTTGTTTCTGCAACGACCAGTTTTCACTCATGGTCAACTATATGTCGCACTTTCTAGAGTTAGAAGCAAAAGTGGCTTAAAGGTTCTAATTGTAAACAATGATAAGAAGACCGAAAATTTAACAAAGAACGTTGTTTACAAAGAAGTGTTGCAATATTTGTAG